Genomic DNA from Deltaproteobacteria bacterium:
ACAAGGTTATCTGTAAGACCCGGTGGTCCCCAGAGTGCTGCAATAATGGCAATGTCATAGTGTTTAAGGGCTTCTTCAAGCGCAGCCTTATACTCATTGTCAGTAACGCTTCCTGTTAAATCAATTGGGTTTGCTATGCTGCAAAATGAAGGGAGTTTTTTAGAAAGTTGTGTTTTTGCATCTTCTGGAAGAGGTGCAGCATCAAGCCCCATCTCTATGCACAAGTCAGTTAAACTAACGCCAACACCGCCTCCGTCTGTAAGTATAAAGACTTTATTTCCTTTTGCTGGCTCTTGCATTCCTGCCTGTCGCGGCTGCCTGCCTGTGCCTGCATCACGGCAGAC
This window encodes:
- a CDS encoding acetate--CoA ligase family protein, whose translation is VGKYSTSALAVRSHTGAIAGRYEIYRAAFKKAGIIEASGYNELLDACKVFSMSASPVCRDAGTGRQPRQAGMQEPAKGNKVFILTDGGGVGVSLTDLCIEMGLDAAPLPEDAKTQLSKKLPSFCSIANPIDLTGSVTDNEYKAALEEALKHYDIAIIAALWGPPGLTDNLVYYIKEVSERFKKPVIICSPGGRYTQEKKRLFESNGLPVFSTPEDAVRAAVLLYRAS